In Trichoderma breve strain T069 chromosome 4, whole genome shotgun sequence, the following proteins share a genomic window:
- a CDS encoding zinc-binding dehydrogenase domain-containing protein produces the protein MKALVLTPATKDVSVQELPIPEPRNGEVLIHVHAVALNPVDAIYAVHPIAEQEQRIIGTDFAGVIAAVGPDLGSSSDLRAKVGARVAGFHQGACSVNDRPGAFAEYITAPYDLLWSVPDSMSLEAASGISMCGLTAAQGVFPRLGFPCPFDGQVNSSTGNASDITNVLIYSASTSLGLYAAQLVQLAARASGRKIRLIGTASPSKHDFLRQAPYNYDVLVDYRDPNWVEKVKEATEGKGIDRAVDSISEGESVYSVHSTLNDNAKMAVFRGPKGGQYDPSELRVKPIYGAVWEGLGHEIGYNGAIIAANPEARVFATKFFNFLSTAAADGKVKLEPNPVRLMPGGLERIVPDGFVLLGSGMVSQRSSASRNEDYMRPISGEKMVYKILDE, from the exons ATGAAGGCCCTCGTTCTTACTCCCGCAACCAAAGATGTCTCTGTTCAAGAGCTTCCCATTCCTGAGCCTCGTAATGGCGAAGTCCTCATTCACGTCCATGCCGTGGCTCTCAACCCAGTGGACGCCATCTATGCCGTGCATCCTATTGCAGAACAAGAGCAACGTATCATTGGAACCGATTTCGCCGGTGTCATAGCTGCCGTTGGGCCTGATCTGGGGTCCTCGTCCGATCTCCGCGCCAAAGTCGGTGCGCGTGTGGCAGGATTCCACCAGGGCG CTTGCTCCGTAAATGATCGCCCTGGAGCTTTTGCCGAGTACATCACCGCCCCGTATGACCTGCTATGGTCGGTGCCGGACAGCATGTCGCTTGAGGCTGCTTCTGGTATTAGCATGTGTGGATTgacagctgctcaaggagtCTTTCCTCGTCTCGGTTTCCCGTGTCCATTTGATGGCCAAGTCAATTCTTCAACGGGTAACGCAAGTGATATTACCAATGTGCTCATCTATAGCGCATCTACCTCTCTCGGCTTATACGCCGCCCAGCTGGTTCAGCTTGCAGCTCGTGCTTCCGGCCGCAAGATCCGTCTTATCGGCACAGCGAGCCCTTCTAAGCATGATTTCCTTCGCCAGGCGCCATATAATTATGATGTCCTAGTTGACTACCGTGACCCCAATTGGGTTGAAAAGGTGAAAGAAGCCACTGAGGGCAAGGGTATCGACCGTGCTGTGGATAGCATTTCGGAGGGTGAATCCGTGTACAGCGTTCACAGCACCTTGAATGACAATGCAAAGATGGCTGTGTTTCGCGGGCCCAAGGGCGGCCAATATGACCCATCAGAGTTGCGCGTGAAGCCCATTTACGGCGCCGTGTGGGAAGGATTGGGCCATGAGATTGGGTATAACG GGGCGATTATTGCCGCTAACCCCGAGGCTCGCGTATTTGCTACAAAgttcttcaacttcttgaGCACGGCAGCGGCGGATGGCAAAGTGAAACTGGAGCCCAACCCTGTGCGACTTATGCCTGGAGGACTAGAGAGAATTGTTCCAGATGGCTTTGTGCTCTTGGGCAGCGGGATGGTGTCACAGAGATCGAGCGCAAGCCGTAATGAGGACTATATGCGGCCTATCagtggagagaagatggtgtACAAAATCCTTGACGAATAA